The following proteins come from a genomic window of Vallitaleaceae bacterium 9-2:
- the nrdJ gene encoding ribonucleoside-triphosphate reductase, adenosylcobalamin-dependent: MNVIKRNSSVVEYSNDKIRNAIILAMSETKDGIDEALATDIAESVEEALKNYSSPFSVNIIQDTVEEKLMESTRKDVAKKYILYRYERDKTREKRSKSTSNRILSDDFISKYKHMTNPMQQLGSFVYYRTYSRWLQEENRREYWWETVRRAVEYNCSLVPTTREEAEKLFDNIFHLRQFLSGRTFWVGGTTVSKNYPMSNYNCAFQVIDNFSAFKDLFYLLMVGAGVGVRVLKSDVKKLPKVRADFEVIHEDYTPTPMNQREDSTSLAFSHNNVCKIIIGDSKEGWTQALDYFLKIVHSSEYRNVNTIVINYNHVRPKGERLKSFGGTASGHQSIKNMFIKIVKVIKKRAIYDEHQFVKLHPIDCLDIANIIGENVVVGGVRRTAEIVLVDADDKECIEAKNNLYKQIDGQWIVDQEIIHRQMSNNSIYYTSKPEREMLHWQIEQMRYSGEPGWVNEVAGAKRRPNMNGVNPCGEILLDSQGLCNLTTINVYAFVNEDGSLDYDGLLEAQRLSARAGYRMTCVDLEIPEWNNVQQRDKLTGCSLTGWQDMVNKAALSRDDQAKVLRQLRSTAQEAVKEYSCEIGENESLLVTTVKPEGTLSQLPTVSSGVHYSHSPYYIRRVRISSSDPLVKVCEELNYPIYPEVGQTLENCTTKVIEFPVKAPEGITKYDVSAIEQLENYKLFMENYVDHNCSITIHVRDHEWDDVEEWVYKKWDDIVAVSFLSLDDNFYQLLPYEAIDEAEYNTRVEQMRPFVPALLSKYESNEQELDVGDDGCESGVCPVR, from the coding sequence ATGAACGTTATCAAACGTAATAGCTCAGTCGTTGAGTACAGCAATGATAAAATAAGAAATGCCATTATATTAGCCATGTCTGAAACCAAAGACGGCATTGATGAAGCATTAGCTACAGACATTGCTGAAAGTGTTGAAGAGGCTTTAAAAAATTACTCTTCTCCTTTTTCGGTCAATATCATTCAAGACACTGTTGAAGAAAAACTTATGGAATCTACCCGTAAAGATGTTGCAAAAAAATATATTTTGTATCGTTATGAACGTGATAAAACAAGAGAAAAACGCAGTAAAAGTACCTCAAATCGTATTTTAAGCGATGATTTTATCAGTAAATATAAACATATGACAAATCCAATGCAACAATTAGGAAGTTTTGTCTACTATCGAACCTATTCACGATGGCTTCAAGAAGAAAATCGCCGAGAGTATTGGTGGGAAACCGTTCGACGTGCCGTTGAATACAACTGTAGCCTTGTTCCTACAACACGTGAAGAAGCGGAAAAACTCTTTGATAACATCTTCCACTTGCGCCAATTTCTTTCAGGTCGAACGTTTTGGGTTGGTGGCACTACCGTGTCCAAGAATTATCCGATGAGTAACTATAATTGCGCATTCCAAGTCATCGACAACTTTAGTGCCTTTAAAGATCTTTTTTATTTACTTATGGTTGGTGCCGGTGTTGGAGTTCGTGTTCTTAAGTCCGATGTCAAAAAACTACCCAAAGTTCGTGCTGATTTTGAAGTCATTCATGAAGACTATACCCCTACTCCCATGAATCAACGCGAAGATTCTACCAGCCTTGCATTTTCTCATAATAATGTATGTAAAATAATTATTGGAGATTCAAAAGAAGGATGGACGCAAGCACTGGACTACTTTTTAAAAATTGTCCATAGTTCTGAGTATCGCAATGTTAATACAATTGTTATTAATTACAATCATGTGCGTCCAAAAGGCGAAAGACTTAAGTCTTTTGGTGGAACAGCCAGCGGACATCAATCCATTAAAAACATGTTTATAAAAATTGTCAAAGTCATAAAAAAACGTGCCATCTATGATGAACACCAATTTGTAAAACTTCATCCGATTGATTGCTTGGATATCGCCAATATTATTGGTGAAAACGTTGTTGTTGGTGGTGTACGTCGAACAGCTGAAATCGTTCTTGTTGACGCTGATGACAAAGAGTGTATCGAAGCTAAAAATAATTTATATAAACAAATCGACGGTCAATGGATTGTCGACCAAGAAATTATTCATCGTCAAATGAGTAATAATTCCATCTATTACACAAGTAAACCCGAACGCGAAATGCTACATTGGCAAATTGAACAAATGCGTTATTCCGGAGAACCTGGATGGGTAAATGAAGTTGCCGGTGCAAAACGTCGCCCCAATATGAACGGCGTAAATCCTTGTGGAGAAATTCTTCTTGACTCTCAAGGTCTTTGTAATTTAACGACCATTAATGTTTATGCTTTTGTAAATGAAGACGGTTCATTGGATTATGATGGTCTACTCGAAGCACAGCGCCTGTCTGCTCGTGCTGGATATCGAATGACTTGTGTTGATTTGGAAATTCCAGAATGGAACAACGTACAACAACGCGACAAACTTACAGGTTGTTCTTTAACCGGATGGCAAGATATGGTCAATAAAGCTGCACTCTCACGAGATGATCAAGCCAAAGTACTTCGTCAACTTCGTAGTACCGCTCAAGAAGCTGTTAAAGAATACTCTTGCGAAATCGGAGAAAACGAATCCCTACTTGTCACCACTGTAAAACCTGAAGGTACTCTTAGTCAGCTTCCAACGGTTTCTTCTGGTGTACATTATTCACATTCTCCTTATTACATTCGCCGAGTTCGAATCAGTTCTTCTGATCCTTTAGTTAAAGTATGCGAGGAGCTTAATTATCCTATATATCCTGAAGTAGGACAAACACTTGAAAATTGTACGACAAAAGTCATTGAGTTCCCTGTAAAAGCACCAGAAGGCATTACAAAATATGATGTTAGTGCAATTGAGCAACTTGAAAACTATAAACTCTTTATGGAAAACTATGTTGACCATAACTGCTCTATCACCATTCACGTTCGTGATCACGAATGGGATGATGTTGAAGAGTGGGTCTACAAAAAATGGGACGATATTGTTGCAGTTTCCTTCCTATCACTGGATGATAATTTTTACCAGCTTCTACCTTATGAAGCTATTGATGAAGCAGAATACAATACGCGCGTCGAACAAATGCGCCCCTTTGTTCCTGCACTTCTTTCCAAATACGAATCCAACGAACAAGAACTGGATGTTGGTGATGATGGTTGCGAATCTGGTGTGTGTCCAGTACGATAA
- the ppk2 gene encoding polyphosphate kinase 2, which yields MSKESKGIKKKVYEEQLHMLQIELVKLQEWVKKEGLKVVVIFEGRDAAGKGGVIKRITEKLNPRVCRVVALGVPTEREKSQWYFQRYVQHLPAAGEIVLFDRSWYNRAGVEKVMGFCTQQEYDEFLRSCPEFEKMLVRAGIILIKYWFSVSDDEQERRFQARINDPTKRWKISPMDLESRKYWVEYSIAKDMMMDYTDIKQAPWFVVPSDNKKHARLNCIHHLLEQIPYEDIHKEKLKLPTRQENDFYKRPPFEEQTFVPDYASQFVTQT from the coding sequence TTGAGTAAAGAAAGCAAAGGAATCAAGAAAAAAGTGTATGAAGAGCAATTGCATATGTTGCAAATTGAGTTGGTCAAGCTTCAAGAATGGGTTAAAAAAGAAGGACTAAAAGTCGTGGTTATTTTTGAAGGTCGAGATGCAGCCGGAAAAGGGGGCGTCATTAAACGAATAACAGAAAAATTAAATCCTCGGGTTTGTCGCGTGGTTGCATTAGGTGTGCCAACGGAGCGAGAAAAAAGCCAATGGTATTTCCAACGTTATGTTCAACATCTACCGGCAGCAGGTGAGATTGTTCTTTTTGACCGCAGTTGGTATAATCGTGCGGGTGTAGAAAAGGTCATGGGATTTTGCACGCAACAAGAATATGATGAATTTCTTCGTAGCTGTCCTGAATTTGAGAAAATGTTAGTTCGTGCAGGGATTATCTTGATAAAATACTGGTTTTCCGTAAGTGATGATGAACAGGAACGTCGTTTTCAAGCGCGCATCAATGACCCAACGAAACGATGGAAAATCAGTCCTATGGATTTAGAGTCAAGAAAATATTGGGTAGAATACTCCATAGCAAAAGACATGATGATGGACTACACAGATATTAAGCAAGCGCCGTGGTTTGTTGTTCCATCGGATAATAAAAAACATGCGCGGTTAAATTGTATTCATCATTTACTTGAACAGATTCCCTATGAAGATATTCATAAGGAAAAACTTAAGCTTCCAACGCGCCAGGAAAATGACTTCTATAAGCGTCCGCCATTTGAAGAACAAACATTCGTTCCGGATTATGCGTCCCAGTTTGTTACACAGACATAA
- the miaB gene encoding tRNA (N6-isopentenyl adenosine(37)-C2)-methylthiotransferase MiaB, with translation MKREPIILNHDTDEGLRQKKIIERLRKKNDAHEQATGKKKKMHIATFGCQMNFHDSEKLKGVLEEIGYEECDTEAEADFVVYNTCAVRENAETRVFGRIGHLKSLKEKNPNMVIALCGCMMQQDTVIDKLKKSYPHVNIVFGTHNIYKLAELLETYLETKEAVYDIWDSYQDIVEDLPTVRKYKYKSSVNIIFGCNNFCSYCIVPYVRGRERSREPEDIIQEVKALVADGVIEITFLGQNVNSYGKNLKHPMSFAGLLEEIEKIDGLERIRFMTSHPKDLSDELIDVMAKSTKICKSLHLPFQSGSTKLLKKMNRGYTKEGYLNLVNRIKTAIPDIAITTDIIVGFPGETEDDFLDTMDVVKQVEYDSAFTFIYSKRTGTPAATYEDQVDEAIVKDRFNRLLDEVNQIANKKSVAHIGKEYLALFEEENTSRKGYMSGRLDNGHLVHVKGDSSLVGTIRRVKITDAKTFYLVGEIINE, from the coding sequence ATGAAAAGAGAACCCATTATTTTAAACCATGATACGGACGAGGGACTCCGTCAAAAGAAAATTATAGAGAGATTAAGAAAGAAAAATGATGCACATGAACAAGCGACAGGTAAGAAAAAGAAGATGCATATTGCAACCTTTGGATGCCAGATGAATTTTCATGATTCTGAAAAGCTAAAAGGTGTATTGGAAGAAATTGGCTATGAAGAATGTGATACAGAAGCCGAAGCTGACTTTGTCGTCTACAATACATGTGCCGTACGAGAAAATGCAGAGACACGTGTATTTGGTCGTATCGGTCACCTTAAGTCATTAAAAGAGAAAAACCCGAATATGGTTATTGCTCTTTGTGGTTGTATGATGCAGCAAGACACGGTTATAGACAAATTAAAAAAATCCTATCCACATGTGAACATTGTTTTTGGAACACACAATATCTACAAACTTGCAGAACTTCTAGAAACATATCTTGAAACAAAAGAAGCGGTTTATGACATATGGGATTCGTATCAAGACATTGTAGAAGATTTACCGACCGTTAGAAAATACAAATACAAATCTAGTGTAAATATTATCTTTGGATGTAATAATTTCTGTAGTTATTGTATTGTGCCATATGTTCGCGGGCGAGAGCGCAGCCGTGAGCCAGAAGATATTATTCAAGAAGTAAAAGCACTTGTTGCAGATGGCGTTATAGAGATAACGTTCTTAGGTCAAAACGTTAACTCCTATGGGAAAAATTTAAAACACCCGATGAGTTTTGCTGGGTTATTAGAAGAAATTGAAAAAATTGATGGGTTAGAACGAATTCGTTTTATGACTTCACATCCAAAAGATTTATCCGATGAACTCATTGATGTGATGGCAAAATCAACGAAAATATGTAAGTCGTTGCACTTACCATTCCAATCAGGAAGCACAAAGCTTCTAAAAAAAATGAATCGAGGATATACAAAAGAAGGATATCTAAATCTGGTCAATAGAATAAAGACAGCAATACCTGATATTGCTATAACTACAGATATTATTGTAGGCTTTCCAGGAGAGACAGAAGATGACTTTTTAGATACAATGGATGTGGTCAAACAAGTCGAATATGATAGTGCCTTTACATTTATATATTCAAAACGTACGGGGACTCCTGCCGCAACTTATGAAGATCAAGTGGATGAGGCCATCGTAAAAGACCGATTTAATCGCTTGCTAGACGAAGTTAATCAGATTGCAAACAAAAAAAGTGTGGCGCATATTGGCAAGGAATATTTGGCGCTTTTTGAAGAAGAAAATACAAGTCGAAAAGGATATATGTCAGGTCGTTTAGATAATGGACATTTGGTCCATGTAAAAGGTGATTCGTCTTTGGTAGGGACAATTCGACGTGTAAAAATTACTGATGCAAAGACATTTTATTTAGTAGGAGAGATTATTAATGAGTAA
- the mutS gene encoding DNA mismatch repair protein MutS — MSNTLTPMMQQYMNIKDKYKDCILFYRLGDFYEMFFDDAIEASRELEITLTGKNCGLEERAPMCGVPYHSAENYINRLIEKGYKVAIAEQIEDPAMAKGIVERDVIRVVTPGANLNMQALDETKNNYLMCLYSDISRYGVSYIDVTTGEFQTTILTSYAAMLDEIAKVQPAECIINETLQENTEFIAWMEQNVHAFINNYEDWFFDSKRTKATLLKHFEVASLDGLGIGEHDESVIASGALLDYLYETQKSGLSHIDHIRYYETGKYMLLDVSTRRNLELLETMREKEKKGSLLWVLDHTKTAMGARKLRHFIEQPLTSVNKIEERLDSIEELVGDLMAREEIRELLTPVYDMERLMTKMTLQTANPRDLLAFRQSIHVLPDIKMLLKNLKSPLLKRMGDTLDMLLDLDKLIGDSIMEEPPIALKEGRIIKDGFSEEVDKLRKASTDGKSWLTSLEAKEREATGIKNLKIKYNKVFGYYLEVTKSNLHMVPQRYQRKQTLANAERYITPELKEIEDTVLGAQDKLIELEYSLYVKIRNKLAEHVLRIKETARKVAQLDALQSLAHVAVTNHYVRPTFNDRGTIEIVEGRHPVIEKIMGHEQFITNDTLMNTQEHRFSIITGPNMAGKSTYMRQVALITLMAQIGTYVPATSANICPVDRIFTRVGASDDLSSGKSTFMVEMSEVANILRNATVNSLVILDEIGRGTSTFDGLSIAWAVVEYLVREKTVGAKSLFATHYHELTELEGKIEGVQNYCITVKEKGDDIIFLRKIAKGGADKSYGIQVAKIAGVPQHVIERAKEILDDLSDADITKKAKDVQIPKEPLQLNFFEEPKDEIKERIKKININQVTPIEALNILNELVTLTQK; from the coding sequence ATGAGTAACACGTTAACACCTATGATGCAACAATATATGAACATAAAAGATAAATATAAAGACTGCATTCTCTTTTATCGTTTAGGTGATTTTTATGAGATGTTTTTTGATGATGCGATTGAAGCATCAAGGGAATTAGAAATCACATTAACGGGAAAAAATTGCGGTTTGGAGGAACGTGCACCAATGTGTGGCGTTCCTTATCATTCTGCGGAAAATTATATCAATCGATTAATTGAAAAAGGATATAAAGTAGCTATAGCAGAGCAAATTGAAGATCCGGCGATGGCCAAAGGCATTGTAGAACGTGATGTTATTCGTGTTGTTACGCCGGGGGCAAATCTTAATATGCAAGCCCTTGATGAAACAAAAAATAACTATCTGATGTGCCTATACTCGGACATATCAAGATATGGCGTGAGTTATATTGATGTCACGACTGGAGAATTTCAGACAACGATTTTAACCAGTTATGCTGCAATGCTGGATGAGATTGCCAAAGTGCAGCCGGCAGAATGTATTATTAACGAAACGCTACAGGAAAATACTGAATTTATTGCTTGGATGGAGCAAAATGTCCATGCGTTTATTAATAATTATGAAGATTGGTTTTTTGATAGTAAACGAACAAAAGCAACATTGCTTAAACATTTTGAAGTGGCAAGTTTAGATGGACTAGGCATAGGTGAACATGATGAAAGTGTAATTGCATCTGGTGCGCTTTTGGACTATCTATATGAAACACAAAAGTCAGGGTTATCTCATATTGATCACATTCGCTATTACGAAACAGGCAAGTATATGCTTCTGGATGTATCTACACGGCGTAATCTAGAGCTTTTGGAGACGATGCGTGAAAAAGAAAAAAAAGGATCCCTCCTTTGGGTCCTTGATCATACCAAAACAGCAATGGGAGCAAGAAAATTAAGACATTTTATTGAGCAGCCGTTAACATCAGTCAATAAAATCGAAGAACGTCTAGATAGTATTGAAGAATTGGTTGGAGACTTGATGGCTCGTGAAGAGATTCGAGAGTTATTAACGCCTGTATATGATATGGAACGCCTAATGACAAAGATGACTTTACAGACGGCTAATCCAAGAGACCTTCTTGCTTTTCGTCAATCGATTCATGTACTTCCGGACATAAAAATGCTGTTAAAAAATCTGAAGAGTCCATTGCTAAAGCGTATGGGGGATACTCTCGATATGCTCCTTGATTTAGATAAGCTTATAGGTGATAGCATTATGGAGGAGCCGCCAATTGCCCTTAAAGAGGGAAGAATCATAAAAGATGGTTTTAGCGAAGAGGTGGATAAGCTTCGAAAAGCATCAACGGATGGAAAATCCTGGCTAACGTCCCTAGAGGCAAAAGAACGGGAAGCAACAGGGATTAAAAATCTGAAAATCAAATATAATAAGGTGTTTGGCTATTATCTTGAAGTGACAAAATCCAATCTTCATATGGTTCCACAGCGATATCAGCGCAAACAAACACTTGCAAATGCAGAACGATATATTACACCAGAGCTTAAAGAAATTGAAGATACTGTTTTAGGAGCTCAAGATAAGTTGATTGAACTTGAATACTCGTTATACGTTAAGATTCGTAATAAATTAGCTGAACATGTGTTACGAATAAAAGAGACTGCTCGAAAAGTAGCGCAGTTAGATGCACTACAATCTTTAGCACATGTAGCAGTGACCAACCATTACGTACGACCGACCTTTAATGATCGCGGAACGATTGAAATTGTGGAAGGGCGCCATCCGGTGATTGAAAAAATCATGGGACATGAGCAGTTTATAACTAATGATACACTTATGAATACCCAAGAACACCGCTTTTCTATTATAACAGGTCCTAATATGGCCGGAAAGTCAACGTATATGCGCCAAGTGGCTCTTATAACTTTGATGGCGCAGATAGGAACCTATGTACCAGCAACTTCAGCTAATATTTGTCCGGTAGACCGAATCTTTACACGTGTTGGAGCGTCAGATGATTTATCTTCAGGAAAAAGTACATTCATGGTTGAAATGAGTGAAGTGGCGAATATCTTACGTAATGCAACGGTCAATAGTTTGGTTATTCTTGATGAAATCGGTCGGGGGACATCGACCTTTGATGGTCTAAGTATAGCCTGGGCAGTTGTTGAATATCTCGTTCGGGAAAAAACAGTGGGAGCTAAAAGCTTGTTTGCGACCCATTATCATGAATTGACGGAATTAGAAGGCAAAATTGAAGGTGTCCAAAACTATTGCATCACAGTAAAAGAAAAAGGTGATGACATCATTTTTTTACGTAAAATTGCAAAAGGTGGAGCAGACAAAAGTTATGGGATACAAGTGGCTAAAATTGCAGGTGTTCCGCAACATGTTATTGAAAGGGCCAAAGAAATCTTAGATGATTTATCGGATGCAGACATTACCAAAAAAGCAAAAGACGTACAGATTCCAAAAGAACCATTGCAGCTTAATTTTTTTGAAGAGCCAAAAGATGAAATCAAAGAGCGAATAAAAAAAATTAATATAAACCAAGTAACGCCAATAGAAGCGTTAAATATTCTCAATGAATTAGTGACTTTAACGCAGAAATAG
- the mutL gene encoding DNA mismatch repair endonuclease MutL, producing the protein MSRIHLLDQDTINKIAAGEVVERPLSIVKECVENSIDAKANAITVEIEDGGLKSIRITDNGIGMSKEDVESAFLRHATSKITDADDLDHIRSLGFRGEALASIAAVSMVECITKNEDALTGVRYLIEGGQEKQIEDIGCPSGTTFVVRELFYNVPARKKFLKTPRTEAGYITDLIYRLALSHPGISFKYIVNKKVKLHTSGNYALLDCVYQVFGKEYAKKSKEVNYTFGEYTVTGYIGEPELSRGNRQYEIYYVNNRYIKSKWIQEGIEEGFKEAMMINQFPFAVMFLKCPTHLLDINVHPTKMQARFDDEMLIRQIFKEAVIHTLRQKEPVVDVTLSESKDEKERIRSEKKQHQKLIKEAPEPFEVKRRETYTQPPTEYIKPQIQNKNVESSQPSRPNPKQTQPNSKQPQPNPMFQNTQTAEPVSMDLFLDEQKVQKHRVIGQLFKTYWLVEYHKELYIIDQHAAHEKVLYESWVEKIEKHNISSQMLLESKVYDLSDREFELFQEHQQAIADLGFDVEEFGGNSIVLKSVPYLLNAPLTNMDFIHFFDQLRSGLQMKKQERYLHELATIACKAAIKGRDKITVLEYQSLIEQLLQLNDPYHCPHGRPTMIRMSEQELEKKFKRIV; encoded by the coding sequence ATGAGCCGAATACATCTTTTAGATCAAGATACGATTAATAAAATAGCAGCAGGTGAAGTGGTTGAGCGCCCTTTGTCTATTGTAAAAGAATGTGTAGAAAACTCGATTGACGCAAAGGCGAATGCAATTACTGTGGAAATTGAAGATGGCGGGTTGAAAAGCATTCGAATCACAGATAATGGTATTGGTATGTCAAAAGAAGACGTCGAGTCTGCATTTTTACGCCATGCAACCAGTAAAATTACAGATGCAGATGATTTGGATCATATCAGATCATTAGGTTTTCGTGGAGAGGCGTTAGCAAGTATTGCAGCGGTCTCGATGGTTGAATGCATTACAAAAAATGAAGATGCATTAACAGGCGTACGTTATTTGATTGAAGGGGGGCAAGAAAAGCAAATTGAAGATATCGGATGCCCAAGTGGTACCACATTTGTCGTTCGAGAACTTTTCTATAATGTCCCTGCGCGCAAAAAGTTTTTAAAAACGCCACGTACAGAAGCAGGATATATTACGGACTTAATTTATCGCTTAGCATTAAGTCATCCAGGTATTTCGTTTAAATATATTGTGAACAAAAAAGTGAAACTGCATACCTCAGGCAATTATGCATTATTGGACTGTGTTTATCAGGTTTTTGGGAAAGAATATGCAAAAAAAAGTAAGGAAGTCAATTACACGTTTGGAGAATATACAGTTACAGGGTATATTGGAGAACCTGAATTAAGCCGAGGTAATCGTCAATATGAAATCTATTATGTAAATAATCGTTATATTAAATCAAAGTGGATTCAAGAAGGCATTGAAGAGGGATTTAAAGAAGCCATGATGATTAATCAGTTTCCTTTTGCGGTGATGTTTTTAAAGTGCCCAACACACCTGTTGGATATCAATGTACATCCGACCAAGATGCAAGCACGATTTGACGATGAGATGCTTATACGCCAGATTTTTAAAGAGGCGGTGATACATACTCTTCGTCAAAAAGAGCCGGTTGTTGATGTGACGCTTAGTGAATCAAAGGATGAAAAAGAACGAATACGCAGTGAAAAAAAACAACATCAAAAACTCATTAAGGAAGCACCGGAACCTTTTGAAGTTAAACGTCGAGAAACGTATACGCAACCACCAACAGAATATATAAAACCTCAGATACAAAACAAAAATGTTGAATCGTCTCAACCAAGTCGGCCAAACCCAAAGCAGACTCAGCCAAACTCAAAACAGCCTCAGCCTAACCCTATGTTTCAAAACACACAAACGGCAGAACCGGTATCGATGGATTTGTTTTTAGACGAACAAAAAGTGCAAAAACATCGTGTTATCGGACAGCTTTTCAAGACGTATTGGCTGGTAGAGTATCACAAAGAATTATATATTATTGATCAACATGCTGCCCATGAAAAAGTGCTTTATGAATCCTGGGTTGAAAAAATTGAAAAGCACAATATTTCTTCTCAGATGCTTTTAGAATCAAAGGTATATGATTTGTCCGATCGTGAGTTTGAACTGTTTCAAGAACATCAGCAGGCGATTGCGGATTTGGGATTTGATGTGGAAGAATTTGGTGGAAATTCAATCGTGCTAAAGAGTGTTCCATATCTATTGAATGCACCACTTACAAATATGGATTTTATTCATTTTTTTGACCAATTGCGTTCAGGACTCCAAATGAAAAAGCAAGAACGTTATCTTCATGAATTAGCAACAATCGCTTGTAAGGCAGCGATTAAAGGTCGGGATAAAATAACGGTCTTAGAATATCAAAGCTTGATTGAACAACTTTTGCAACTTAACGATCCGTACCATTGCCCTCATGGTCGACCAACAATGATTCGAATGAGTGAGCAGGAACTCGAAAAAAAATTCAAACGAATTGTATGA
- the miaA gene encoding tRNA (adenosine(37)-N6)-dimethylallyltransferase MiaA, translated as MDKKKLIVVAGPTASGKTAVSVALAKKIQGEIISADSMQVYKYMDIGSAKITKEQMEGVAHHLIDVLEPDEDFSVHRFQMMAKKAMDSIYAKQATPIIAGGTGFYIQSVVNDIDFSQTDEQAHVRRQVEEYFEKYGGDGLHTWLAKVDAQSASKIHPNNVKRVCRALEYYLLTGEKMSAHNAKQQAKSSPYDVTFIVLTMDRGLLYERINQRVDQMIEQGLVDEVKYLREKGYTKEMTSMQGLGYKEIFDYLEGRITLEEAIYIIKRDTRRFAKRQLTWFRREKNVQWIHVDQFAFDVEAIAEAIMKLIG; from the coding sequence ATGGATAAGAAAAAATTAATTGTTGTTGCTGGTCCGACAGCTAGTGGAAAAACAGCTGTCTCAGTAGCGCTTGCAAAAAAAATCCAAGGAGAGATTATCTCTGCAGATTCGATGCAGGTATATAAATATATGGATATAGGGTCAGCTAAAATTACTAAAGAACAGATGGAAGGTGTAGCCCATCATCTCATTGATGTTTTGGAGCCGGATGAGGACTTTAGTGTACACCGGTTTCAAATGATGGCTAAAAAGGCCATGGATAGTATTTACGCAAAGCAGGCGACGCCTATTATCGCAGGAGGGACAGGCTTTTATATTCAATCTGTTGTTAATGATATTGATTTTTCACAAACAGATGAGCAAGCCCATGTCCGACGACAAGTAGAAGAGTATTTTGAAAAGTACGGAGGAGATGGCTTACATACATGGCTTGCAAAAGTTGATGCACAAAGTGCTTCAAAAATTCACCCGAACAATGTTAAACGGGTTTGTCGAGCATTAGAATATTACTTACTCACTGGCGAAAAAATGAGTGCGCATAATGCAAAGCAGCAAGCAAAATCTTCACCCTATGATGTGACGTTTATTGTATTGACAATGGACAGAGGCTTATTGTACGAACGAATTAACCAGCGGGTAGATCAAATGATTGAACAAGGACTTGTTGATGAGGTCAAATACTTACGAGAAAAAGGTTACACCAAGGAAATGACCTCTATGCAAGGGCTTGGTTATAAAGAGATTTTTGATTATCTCGAAGGACGCATTACATTAGAAGAAGCTATATATATTATAAAGCGCGATACACGTCGTTTTGCTAAACGACAATTGACATGGTTTCGTCGTGAAAAAAATGTCCAATGGATTCATGTAGATCAATTTGCATTTGATGTAGAAGCTATAGCAGAAGCGATCATGAAATTAATAGGATAA
- the hfq gene encoding RNA chaperone Hfq, whose protein sequence is MPKPVNLQDMFLNQVRKDKIVLVVYLTNGFQLKGIVKGFDNFIVVLETEGKQQMIYKHAISTIIPSKEIHFNIEVEEY, encoded by the coding sequence ATGCCAAAACCAGTAAACTTACAAGATATGTTTTTAAATCAAGTACGAAAAGATAAGATTGTGCTTGTCGTATATTTGACCAATGGATTTCAATTAAAAGGAATCGTAAAAGGGTTTGATAATTTTATTGTTGTTTTAGAAACAGAAGGAAAGCAGCAGATGATATACAAGCATGCGATTTCAACTATAATACCTTCAAAAGAAATTCATTTTAACATTGAAGTTGAGGAGTACTAG